A window of the Trichoderma asperellum chromosome 4, complete sequence genome harbors these coding sequences:
- a CDS encoding uncharacterized protein (EggNog:ENOG41), with protein sequence MAKLVVITGITGVQGSSVADTFLQTPGYTIRGVTRNPESAAAKAWAAKGVEIVQGELDDVKSLERAFKGASVIFGVTDFWTIWKDPRTAEQKAPGQELVAYCYEVELRHGKNLADAAASTAATLDRYIFSSMAHATKSSGGKYTKLYHMDSKAEAVTYAQGLPALQGKFSQIQAPIYFQVGTEWGLPIAPKKQPDGTYRMTAPGPGHKPIPFGNVRTDLGPCVKVLVEEAPPNTNLFAVGDYISWTDYLRIICETQGLKYGGFDELSYDQINELIPGGLGHEFGLNVLFAFEFGYEGNEPGIVGPGKYGIRMTSFREYCEKNDFSAMLGK encoded by the exons ATGGCAAAACTCGTCGTAATTACGGGCATCACTGGTGTCCAG GGAAGCTCAGTCGCCGACACTTTTCTTCAAACCCCGGGTTACACAATTCGCGGCGTCACCCGCAACCCCGaatccgccgccgccaaagcaTGGGCAGCCAAGGGAGTTGAAATAGTCCAGGGCGAACTCGACGACGTCAAGTCCCTCGAGCGAGCCTTCAAGGGAGCCAGCGTCATCTTTGGCGTTACTGATTTCTGGACCATCTGGAAGGATCCTCGCACCGCAGAACAAAAAGCGCCGGGTCAAGAACTTGTTGCTTACTGTTACGAGGTTGAGCTGCGACACGGGAAAAAccttgctgatgctgctgcttcgacgGCGGCTACGCTAGACAGATACATCTTCAGCTCTATGGCTCATGCGACAAAGTCGAGCGGCGGCAAGTACACAAAGCTGTATCATATGGACTCCAAAGCCGAAGCTGTGACGTATGCACAGGGTCTTCCTGCGCTGCAAGGGAAATTTTCTCAAATTCAAGCTCCAATCTACTTTCAAGTTGGGACAGAGTGGGGTCTGCCTATTGCTCCAAAGAAG CAACCTGATGGTACTTATCGAATGACTGCTCCCGGTCCCGGACACAAGCCCATCCCCTTTGGAAACGTGCGAACCGATCTTGGCCCCTGCGTCAAAGTCCTTGTCGAAGAAGCGCCCCCCAACACAAATCTTTTTGCTGTAGGCGATTACATTTCTTGGACAGACTATCTACGTATTATCTGTGAGACTCAAGGTTTAAAATATGGAGGCTTTGACGAGCTTTCATACGACCAGATTAATGAGCTTATCCCCGGTGGACTGGGCCATGAGTTTGGATTGAATGTATTGTTTGCATTTGAGTTTGGATATGAAGGGAATGAACCAGGAATCGTTGGGCCTGGAAAG TATGGAATTAGAATGACATCTTTCAGAGAATACTGCGAGAAGAACGATTTCTCTGCCATGTTGGGCAAATAA